One window of Microtus pennsylvanicus isolate mMicPen1 chromosome X, mMicPen1.hap1, whole genome shotgun sequence genomic DNA carries:
- the Hcfc1 gene encoding host cell factor 1 isoform X7 yields the protein MASAVSPANLPAVLLQPRWKRVVGWSGPVPRPRHGHRAVAIKELIVVFGGGNEGIVDELHVYNTATNQWFIPAVRGDIPPGCAAYGFVCDGTRLLVFGGMVEYGKYSNDLYELQASRWEWKRLKAKTPKNGPPPCPRLGHSFSLVGNKCYLFGGLANDSEDPKNNIPRYLNDLYILELRPGSGVVAWDIPITYGVLPPPRESHTAVVYTEKDNKKSKLVIYGGMSGCRLGDLWTLDIETLTWNKPSLSGVAPLPRSLHSATTIGNKMYVFGGWVPLVMDDVKVATHEKEWKCTNTLACLNLDTMAWETILMDTLEDNIPRARAGHCAVAINTRLYIWSGRDGYRKAWNNQVCCKDLWYLETEKPPPPARVQLVRANTNSLEVSWGAVATADSYLLQLQKYDIPATAATATSPTPNPVPSVPANPPKSPAPAAAAPAVQPLTQVGITLVPQAATAPPSTTTIQVLPTVPGSSISVPTAARTQGVPTVLKVTGPQATTGTPLVTMRPASQTGKAPVTVTSLPASVRMVVPTQSAQGTVSNPATRMLKTAAAQVGTSVSSAANTSTRPIITVHKSGTVTVAQQAQVVTTVVGGVTKTITLVKSPISVPGGSALISNLGKVMSVVQTKPVQTSAVTGQASTGPVTQIIQTKGPLPAGTILKLVTSADGKPTTIITTTQASGAGTKPTILGISSVSPSTTKPGTTTIIKTIPMSAIITQAGATGVTSSPGIKSPITIITTKVMTSGTGAPAKIITAVPKIAAGHGQQGVTQVVLKGAPGQPGTILRTVPMGGVRLVTPVTVSAVKPAVTTLVVKGTTGVTTLGTVTGTVSTSLAGAGAHSTSASLATPITTLGTIATLSSQVINPTAITVSAAQTTLTAAGGLTTPTITMQPVSQPTQVTLITAPSGVEAQPVHDLPVSILASPTTEQPTATVTIADSGQGDVQPGTVTLVCSNPPCETHETGTTNTATTTVVANLGGHPQPTQVQFVCDRQEAAASLVTSAVGQQNGNVVRVCSNPPCETHETGTTNTATTATSNMAGQHGCSNPPCETHETGTTSTATTAMSSMGTGQQRDTRRASSTPTVVRITVAPGALERAQGTVKPQCQTQQTSMTSTTMTVQATGAPCPAGPLLRPSVALEAGSHSPAFVQLTLPNVRIGLSGPSSKDMPTGHQLETYQTYTTNTPTTALSIMGTGELGTAQVAPTSIYESLQASSPSSTMTMTALEALLCPSATVTQVCSNPPCETHETGTTNTATTSNAGSAQRVCSNPPCETHETGTTHTATTATSNGGAGQPEGGQQPTSGHPCETHQTTSTGTTMSVSVGALLPDATSSRGTLESGLEVVAVPTVTSPAGATLLASFPTQRVCSNPPCETHETGTTHTATTVTSNMSSNQDPPPAASDQGEVVNTQGDSANITSASGITTTVSSTLPRAVTTVTQSTPVPGPSVPPPEELQVSPGPRQQLPPRQLLQSASTPLMGESAEVLSASQTPELQAAVDLSSTGDPSSGQEPTSSAVVATVVVQPPPPTQSEVDQLSLPQELMAEAQAGTTTLMVTGLTPEELAVTAAAEAAAQAAATEEAQALAIQAVLQAAQQAVMGTGEPMDTSEAAAAVTQAELGHLSAEAQEGQATTIPIVLTQQELAALVQQQQQLQEAQAQQQQHLPTEALAPADSLNDPSIESNCLNELASAVPSTVALLPSTATDSLAPSNTFVAPQPVVVASPAKMQAAATLTEVANGIESLGVKPDLPPPPSKAPVKKENQWFDVGVIKGTSVMVTHYFLPPDDAVQSDDDSGTVPDYNQLKKQELQPGTAYKFRVAGINACGRGPFSEISAFKTCLPGFPGAPCAIKISKSPDGAHLTWEPPSVTSGKIIEYSVYLAIQSSQAGGEPKSSTPAQLAFMRVYCGPSPSCLVQSSSLSNAHIDYTTKPAIIFRIAARNEKGYGPATQVRWLQETSKDSSGTKPASKRPMSSPEMKSAPKKSKADGQ from the exons ATGGCTTCGGCTGTGTCCCCTGCCAACTTGCCGGCGGTGCTTCTGCAGCCCCGCTGGAAGCGAGTGGTGGGTTGGTCGGGTCCAGTGCCCCGACCCCGCCACGGCCACCGTGCCGTGGCTATCAAGGAGCTCATAGTGGTGTTTGGCGGCGGCAATGAAGGGATAGTGGACGAACTGCACGTGTACAACACTG cAACCAACCAGTGGTTCATCCCAGCTGTGAGAGGGGATATCCCTCCAGGATGTGCAGCCTATGGCTTTGTGTGTGATGGTACTCGCCTACTGGTGTTTGGTGGAATGGTGGAGTATGGAAAATACAGCAATGACCTCTATGAACTCCAG GCTAGTCGCTGGGAGTGGAAGAGACTGAAAGCAAAGACGCCCAAAAATGGGCCTCCTCCATGTCCTCGGCTTGGACACAGCTTCTCCCTTGTGGGCAACAAATGCTATCTATTTGGGGGTCTAGCCAATGATAGTGAGGACCCCAAGAACAACATTCCGAG GTACCTGAATGACTTATATATACTAGAACTACGACCAGGCTCTGGAGTGGTAGCTTGGGACATCCCCATCACTTACGGAGTCCTGCCTCCACCTCGGGAGTCACATACTGCCGTGGTCTACACTGAAAAAGATAACAAGAAATCAAAGCTGGTGATCTATGGAGGGATGAGTGGCTGCAGGCTAGGGGACCTTTGGACTCTGGATATCG AGACACTGACATGGAATAAACCCAGCCTTAGTGGGGTGGCACCCCTTCCTCGAAGCCTTCACTCTGCAACCACCATAGGAAACAA AATGTATGTATTTGGTGGCTGGGTGCCTCTTGTCATGGACGATGTCAAAGTGGCCACACACGAGAAGGAGTGGAAGTGTACCAACACGCTGGCTTGTCTCAACCTGG ATACCATGGCCTGGGAAACTATCCTGATGGATACACTGGAAGACAACATTCCTCGAGCTCGAGCTGGTCACTGTGCTGTTGCCATCAATACTCGCTTATACATTTGGAGTGGCCGTGATGGCTACCGCAAGGCCTGGAACAACCAGGTCTGTTGCAAGGACCTGTGGTATTTGGAGACAG AAAAGCCACCACCCCCAGCCCGAGTACAACTAGTACGAGCCAACACCAACTCACTGGAGGTTAGCTGGGGTGCAGTAGCAACAGCCGACAGTTACCTTCTGCAGCTCCAGAAATACGACATTCCTGCCACGGCTGCTACGGCCACCTCCCCCACTCCCAATCCAGTTCCATCTGTGCCTGCCAACCCTCCCAAGAGCCCTGCACCAGCTGCAGCTGCACCTGCTGTACAGCCACTGACCCAAGTCGGCATCACACTTGTGCCCCAGGCTGCCACTGCACCCCCAAGCACTACCACCATCCAGGTCTTGCCAACAGTACCAGGCAGCTCCATTTCTGTGCCCACTGCAGCCAGGACTCAAG GTGTCCCTACTGTTCTCAAAGTGACTGGTCCTCAGGCTACAACAGGAACCCCACTGGTTACCATGAGACCTGCCAGCCAGACTGGAAAAGCCCCTGTCACTGTGACCTCCTTGCCTGCTAGTGTGCGAATGGTTGTGCCCACACAGAGTGCCCAGGGGACG gTGAGCAATCCAGCCACTCGTATGCTAAAGACTGCAGCTGCCCAAGTGGGGAcatctgtgtcctctgctgccaaCACATCTACCCGCCCTATCATCACGGTACACAAATCAGGCACTGTGACGGTGGCCCAGCAAGCCCAGGTGGTGACCACAGTGGTAGGCGGAGTCACCAAGACCATCACCCTAGTGAAGAGCCCCATCTCTGTCCCAGGAGGCAGTGCTCTG atTTCCAATCTGGGAAAAGTGATGTCAGTGGTCCAGACCAAACCAGTTCAGACTTCAGCAGTCACAGGTCAAGCCTCTACAGGCCCTGTGACTCAGATCATCCAG ACCAAAGGGCCTCTGCCAGCAGGGACTATCCTGAAGCTGGTGACATCAGCAGATGGCAAGCCTAcaaccatcattaccaccacgcAGGCTAGTGGAGCAGGGACCAAGCCTACCATCCTGGGCATCAGTAGTGTCTCTCCCAGCACCACCAAACCTGGCACGACTACTATCATCAAGACCATTCCCATGTCAGCCATTATCACCCAGGCAGGCGCCACAG GTGTTACCAGCAGTCCTGGCATTAAGTCCCCTATCACAATTATCACCACCAAGGTAATGACTTCTGGAACAGGAGCACCTGCGAAAATCATAACTGCTGTCCCCAAGATTGCTGCTGGTCATGGACAGCAAGGAGTGACCCAG GTGGTGCTAAAGGGGGCCCCTGGACAGCCAGGCACCATCCTCCGCACTGTGCCCATGGGTGGCGTTCGCCTGGTCACCCCTGTCACCGTCTCCGCTGTCAAGCCAGCTGTCACAACATTGGTTGTGAAGGGCACCACAG GTGTCACAACCCTAGGCACAGTGACAGGCACTGTCTCTACCAGCCTTGCAGGAGCTGGGGCCCATAGCACCAGTGCCTCTCTGGCCACACCTATTACCACCCTGGGCACCATTGCCACTCTTTCAAGCCAGGTCATCAACCCTACTGCCATCACAGTATCAGCTGCACAGACCACATTGACAGCTGCTGGTGGCCTTACCACACCCACAATCACAATGCAG CCTGTCTCCCAGCCTACCCAGGTGACTCTGATCACAGCACCCAGTGGGGTTGAGGCCCAGCCTGTGCATGACCTTCCTGTGTCCATTTTGGCCTCACCTACTACAGAGCAACCCACGGCAACAGTCACCATCGCTGACTCGGGCCAGGGTGATGTACAGCCTGGCACTGTAACACTGGTGTGCTCCAACCCACCCTGTGAAACCCATGAAACAGGCACCACCAACACAGCCACTACCACTGTTGTGGCTAACCTTGGGGGACATCCCCAGCCCACCCAGGTACAATTTGTTTGTGACAGACAGGAGGCAGCTGCTTCTCTTGTGACCTCAGCTGTGGGACAACAGAATGGTAATGTGGTCCGTGTCTGTTCAAACCCCCCCTGTGAGACCCATGAAACAGGTACCACCAACACTGCCACAACAGCCACCTCCAACATGGCTGGGCAGCATGGCTGCTCCAACCCCCCCTGCGAGACTCATGagacaggcaccaccagcactgcCACTACAGCAATGTCCAGCATGGGTACTGGGCAGCAGCGAGACACTCGTCGTGCCTCTAGCACCCCTACTGTAGTGCGGATCACTGTGGCTCCTGGGGCATTGGAGAGAGCCCAGGGTACTGTGAAGCCTCAGTGCCAAACACAGCAGACCAGTATGACCAGCACCACCATGACTGTGCAGGCCACCGGAGCTCCGTGCCCAGCTGGCCCACTGCTTAGGCCAAGTGTGGCACTGGAGGCTGGGAGCCACAGCCCTGCCTTTGTGCAGCTAACCCTTCCAAATGTTAGAATTGGGCTGAGTGGCCCCAGCAGCAAGGACATGCCCACAGGGCACCAGCTAGAGACATATCAGACTTATACAACCAATACCCCAACCACAGCCCTCTCTATCATGGGTACTGGGGAGCTTGGTACAGCTCAGGTGGCCCCCACATCTATATACGAGAGCCTCCAGGCAAGCTCTCCCAGCAGCACCATGACTATGACAGCCCTAGAGGCATTGCTGTGCCCTTCAGCTACCGTGACCCAAGTCTGCTCCAACCCACCGTGTGAAACCCATGAGACGGGGACCACCAACACTGCCACTACCTCCAATGCGGGCAGTGCCCAGCGGGTATGCTCCAACCCACCTTGTGAGACTCATGAGACGGGAACCACACATACAGCCACCACTGCCACATCAAATGGAGGTGCAGGCCAGCCTGAAGGTGGACAACAGCCCACCAGTGGCCATCCCTGTGAAACACACCAGACGACTTCTACTGGCACCACTATGTCAGTCAGTGTGGGTGCCCTGCTTCCTGATGCCACTTCCTCTCGTGGAACCCTGGAATCTGGCTTAGAGGTGGTAGCAGTGCCCACCGTCACCTCTCCGGCTGGTGCCACATTGCTGGCTTCTTTCCCAACACAGAGGGTATGCTCCAACCCTCCTTGCGAGACCCATGAgacaggcaccacacacacagccaccactGTCACCTCTAACATGAGCTCAAACCAAG ATCCTCCACCAGCTGCCAGTGATCAGGGAGAGGTGGTGAACACCCAAGGTGACAGTGCAAACATCACCAGCGCCAGTGGCATCACAACAACTGTGTCCTCCACACTGCCACGAGCAGTGACCACTGTGACACAGTCTACACCAGTCCCAGGTCCCTCTGTGCCG CCCCCAGAGGAACTCCAGGTCTCACCAGGGCCTCGCCAGCAGCTGCCACCACGGCAACTCCTGCAGTCTGCCTCCACCCCCCTGATGGGGGAGTCCGCCGAGGTCCTGTCAGCCTCCCAGACCCCTGAGCTCCAGGCCGCCGTGGATCTGAGCAGCACTGGGGACCCATCTTCAGGCCAGGAGCCTACCAGCTCTGCTGTCGTGGCCACTGTGGTGGTCCAGCCACCCCCACCCACACAGTCTGAAGTAGACCAGTTATCACTTCCCCAAGAGCTGATGGCTGAGGCCCAGGCGGGCACCACCACCCTTATGGTAACAGGGCTCACCCCAGAGGAGCTGGCTGTGACTGCTGCTGCAGAAGCAGCTGCCCAAGCTGCAGCCACTGAAGAAGCTCAAGCCTTGGCCATCCAGGCCGTGCTCCAGGCTGCACAGCAGGCTGTCATGG GCACTGGGGAGCCCATGGATACatctgaagcagcagcagcagtgacaCAAGCAGAGTTGGGCCACCTTTCAGCTGAGGCACAAGAGGGTCAGGCCACCACCATACCCATTGTGCTGACACAGCAGGAGCTTGCAGCCCtggtgcagcagcagcagcagctccaggaGGCTCAagcccagcagcagcaacacctCCCTACTGAGGCTCTGGCTCCAGCTGACAGTCTCAATGACCCATCCATCGAGAGCAACTGCCTCAATGAGCTAGCTAGTGCTGTCCCTAGCACTGTGGCCTTGCTACCCTCAACAGCCACTGACA GCCTTGCTCCATCCAACACATTTGTGGCTCCACAGCCTGTTGTTGTAGCCAGCCCAGCGAAGATGCAGGCTGCGGCTACCCTAACTGAAGTAGCCAATGGCATCGAGTCCCTGGGTGTG AAACCGGACTTGCCACCTCCACCCAGCAAAGCCCCTGTGAAAAAGGAGAACCAGTGGTTTGATGTGGGGGTCATTAAGGGTACCAGTGTAATGGTAACACACTATTTCCTGCCACCAGATGATGCTGTTCAGTCAGAT GATGACTCAGGCACAGTCCCAGACTATAACCAGCTGAAGAAGCAGGAGCTACAGCCAGGCACTGCCTATAAATTTCGTGTTGCCGGAATCAATGCTTGTGGCCGGGGGCCCTTTAGTGAGATCTCAGCCTTTAAGACCTGTCTGCCTGGTTTCCCAGGGGCTCCTTGTGCCATTAAAATCAGCAAG AGCCCAGATGGTGCTCACCTCACCTGGGAACCACCGTCTGTGACCTCCGGCAAGATCATCGAGTACTCTGTGTACCTGGCCATCCAGAGCTCACAGGCTGGTGGTGAGCCCAAgagctccaccccagcccagctAGCCTTCATGCGAGTGTACTGTGGGCCTAGCCCTTCCTGCCTTGTGCAGTCCTCCAGCCTCTCCAATGCCCACATTGACTACACCACCAAGCCTGCCATCATCTTCCGCATTGCTGCCCGCAATGAAAAGGGCTACGGCCCCGCTACACAAGTGAGGTGGTTGCAAG AAACCAGTAAAGACAGCTCGGGCACCAAGCCGGCCAGCAAGCGACCCATGTCGTCTCCAGAAAT GAAATCTGCTCCAAAGAAGTCTAAGGCTGATGGTCAGTGA